The genomic interval AGTGGCAAGATCCTGTGGGAGCGAGTAATGGCCACGGGAGACAAGGAAGTCCGCGGCGACGAAGGTAACTCTGCTTCTCCATCGCCAGCGACCGACGGCAAGCACGTGTGGGCCATGATGGGCACGGGCGACCTGGCCTGCTACGACTTCGCCGGCAAGGAAATCTGGAAATACAATCTGCAAGATCGTTATGGACCATTCAAGATTCAGTTCGGCATGACCTCGACCCCCGTGCTGGATCGCGATCGGTTGTATTTGCAGTTGCTACATTCGGCAGCGGCGCTAGTGCTGTGTCTCGACAAGGCGACGGGGGATGAGATCTGGAAGCAGAACCGCACGAGCGACGCCCGCGCGGAGTGTGAGCACTCTTATGCCTCGCCGATCATGTATCGGGATCACGATCACGAGTACTTGATAACTCATGGCTGCGACTACGTGGTGGCCCATCGCCTGGCGGACGGCGCCGAACTTTGGCGATGCGGCGGCCTAAACCCCAAGGGGCGCTACAATCCCACGCTTCGATTCGTCGCCTCACCCGTAGCGGCCGAGGGTTTGGTTGTCGTGCCCAGCGCAAAAAACGGTCCGGTGCTGGGCATCTCGCCCGACGCCAGCGGTGATATCTCGGAAACGCAAGAAGGTCACGTCTGGACGCGTACGGAAAACACGCCCGACGTGCCGTCCCCCGTGGTACACGACGGCTTGGTCTATCTGTGCCGTGAAAACGGCGTGCTGATTTGCATGGACGCCAAGACCGGGCGAGAATTGTACCAAGAGCGTACGCACACAACGCGCTACCGGGCGTCGCCCGTTTATGGCGACGGCAAGGTATACCTGACAGCCCGCGATGGCGTTGTGACCGTGGTCAAGGCGGGGCGCACGTTCG from Pirellulales bacterium carries:
- a CDS encoding PQQ-binding-like beta-propeller repeat protein; translated protein: MVKPILCVFGFTIASILSATITAQAENWPQWRGPREDGTSLETGLPTSWSKTENIVWRMPLPGPAGASPVVWQDHIFLTSAKDRDLVLICADTSGKILWERVMATGDKEVRGDEGNSASPSPATDGKHVWAMMGTGDLACYDFAGKEIWKYNLQDRYGPFKIQFGMTSTPVLDRDRLYLQLLHSAAALVLCLDKATGDEIWKQNRTSDARAECEHSYASPIMYRDHDHEYLITHGCDYVVAHRLADGAELWRCGGLNPKGRYNPTLRFVASPVAAEGLVVVPSAKNGPVLGISPDASGDISETQEGHVWTRTENTPDVPSPVVHDGLVYLCRENGVLICMDAKTGRELYQERTHTTRYRASPVYGDGKVYLTARDGVVTVVKAGRTFEVLATNTLGEENDAVSVSASPAISGGRIYLRSFDALYAIGTK